Proteins encoded within one genomic window of Bombina bombina isolate aBomBom1 chromosome 1, aBomBom1.pri, whole genome shotgun sequence:
- the LOC128652422 gene encoding uncharacterized protein LOC128652422, which produces MIRRSLSITAVCGLPGARDSGAATTVHHAEPPVTRMQTSMPPPPPPFKQPQEQYAPSHEHGWMASVEDPGVMPPPLLYDPWQDSWPEEYPSFGFEGEPRQPQRVHVFTPPTQSHGSQGLYPHTMSQEVPIGQAEWSHTRHHWDYQPTIRAPPSSAIGRAPPLADENRSDSTAAPHEPAVEAGPPPHEPAVEAGPPPHEPAVEAGPPPHEPAVEAGPPPHKPAVEAGHAPQATADAGDPAPQAPAQEPVDALYSPLGEEYIALQRKFITSTEKTYKEAKRGSSGTMKGSAGAKRGDNNVA; this is translated from the exons atgatacgcaggtccttgagtatcacagcagtctgtggacttccaggggctcgtgactcaggggctgcaaccacagtacatcatgctg aacctcctgtcacaaggatgcaaacatccatgccaccaccaccaccacccttcaagcaaccgcaagaacagtatgctcccagtcatgagcatggttggatggcttcagttgaggacccgggagtgatgccaccaccattgctatatgacccctggcaagattcctggccagaggaatatccttcctttggctttgagggggagccaagacagccacaaagggtccatgtatttacccccccaacacaatctcatggcagtcagggattgtatccacacacaatgtcacaggaagttccaattggacaggcagagtggtcacacactcgtcatcattgggactatcaaccaaccatacgagctccaccatcctcagcaattggacgagctccaccattggcAGATGAAAATAGATCAGATTCTAcagctgccccacatgaaccagcagttgaagctggcccaccaccacatgaaccagcagttgaagctggcccaccaccacatgaaccagcagttgaagctggcccaccaccacatgaaccagcagttgaagctggcccaccaccacataaaccagcagttgaagctggccatgcacctcaagcaacagcagatgcaggtgaccctgccccacaagcacctgctcaagagcctgtggatgcattgtattcacccctgggtgaggaatacattgcactccagaggaagTTCATAACAAGCACGGAAAaaacatacaaagaggccaagagaggttcttcaggaaccatgaaaggttcagcaggagccaagagaggagacaacaatgtagcatag